The sequence AACAACAATAATGGAATATAGCTCGTCTAATATAGCAGCAGTTGATTCAAGGGTCGTAGCACCATTTTTTATGAGCTCGCTTATCGTTTATCCGGCATTAGATGGCAAAATTTATATAGTACAAAAAGAGACTGGTAGAATTTTACGTGACGTGGTCGTAAGTTCTGAAAATTTCTTTAATAACATCATATTCTTAGGCGTTGAGGGTGATAACTTAATAGCAGCAACAGCAAAAAAACTAATCGTCATTAACCCAAGTCAAACGGTTTATTATGACGGTGAGATCAAAGATGTACTAGTTAATAACGATGAAATTTATATCTTTAAAAAAGATGGTACGATCGTAAGAACAAATCTTATGCTAAAAGAGCAAAATAAAGTAAATTTCAAATTTGCCATCTTCTCAGCAGCCACTATTATCAATAATAAGCTCTACGTAATCGAAAAAACAGGCTACGTTATAAAAACAAATTTAGACCTCAGTGGAACTGAAATTTATGAATTTAGCGATGAGATAAAAGATAAAAGCTTTATGGGCAATGGTGCCTTTTACTATGATAATGAACTTGTTAATTTAGGGCAATGAACCAAAAAATTTGGGAGCTTTTTGAAGCCAAAAAAATCCTTTTAAAAGATATCAAAGCACTTAATACAAGTGAATTTAGCACAAAAAAGACGCTTGATATCTTTTGGGGAGTGGACAATAAGAGCTTTTACAATCTTGTCTTTTTAAGAACAGCAAAAAGTAGATTACTACGCAAAGAGGCTTTGGAGCTTGAAGAAATTTCTAAAAAAATAGAGATGAAATTCCAAACAAGCCTAAGAAAAAAAACTATATTTTATAGCTCAGAAATTTGTTCTAAAGCCTTAAAAGAACTACAAGATAATAATTGGCGATGTTATGATTTTGTGTAATATAGGCAATACTAACGCTACATTTTTAGAAGATGGCAAAATCTCACGTATGAAAATTTCTGAGTTTAAAAGCTATAAGCCAGAAAAAAAAGTATATTTTATATCCGTAAATGATGAAATTTTAAATATTTTAAAAGATAATAAGATGTTTGTGGATCTAGAACCATTTTTTACTATTGATACGATATATCAGGGTCTAGGAGTAGATAGAATCGCAGCATGTTACTCTATAAATAATGGCGTAATCGTTGATGCTGGAAGCGCCATAACAGTTGACATTATGGCAAATTCTATCCATCTTGGAGGATATATCTTGCCAGGCATTTCAAGTATGCTAAACGCCTACAAAAGTATCTCGCCACGACTTGATATTACTATAAATTCACAAATTGACATAGATGCACTACCACAAAAAACAGCTGATGCCGTGAGTTATGGCATTATTAAACCGATAATAACTCTACTAGATAAGCTAGCCGGTGATAAAAAAGTCTATTTTACTGGTGGAGATGGCGATTTTTTGTCAAAATTTTTTAAAAATGCTATTTGCGACAAGATGCTAGTTTTTCGTGCCATGCAAAAGCTAATAACTGAAAAGAAAGATATGATAATATGATAACAGTAGCACTACCAAAGGGAAGAATAGCCGAGGCAACACTAGAAATTTTTAGAAAAATTTTTGGTTCAAGTTTTTTATTTGAAGATAGAAAATTAATCCTTGAAGAAGGAAATTTTAGATTTTTAATGGTTCGCAACCAAGATATCCCAACTTATGTCACTGAAGGTGCAGCTGATATTGGTGTAGTGGGGCTTGACGTACTTGAAGAGCACAAGCCAAACGTTGTAAGACTACTGGATTTAAAAATCGGACAGTGTAAAGTTTGCATTGGTATAAAAAACGACTCTGAACTAGATCTAAACCAGCCAGAGCTAAAAATAGCCACAAAAATGCCAAATATAACAAGAAATTATTTTACAAAACAAGCCGTAGCTGTAAAGATCATCAAGCTTTATGGCTCGATCGAACTTGCACCATTAGTTGGCTTAAGCGACGCGATAGTTGATGTAGTCGAGACTGGCTCAACCATGAAACAAAATGGGCTAAAGATCGCTGGTGATATCATGCAAAGCTCAGCTTATCTAATAGCAAATAAAAATAGCTTTATTATTAAAAAAGATGAGATTTTAGAGCTTTATAAAAAAATCAAAGAGGAAATTTAAAGTCCTTCTCTATTATCATAAAGTATAAAATTTCTCTAACGATATAAAGTCCGATTATTTACTTATAAATTATTTTAGAATAATGCATTGGTAGTCACTGACACACTTTTATATTAATTTATCTTAATAGATTGGTACTGACATACCAAAGAGCGATCTAAATATTACAAAGATAGTAGTTTCTGACGAGCTAAGAGCTAAGCATAAGCTAAAGCCTCATCACGAACATTTAAGCTTTGATTGTATTGATTGCCATCAAAAACCAAGGCGATGATCCTAGCAAATTTAAAGCGACCAGTGATAATGGCTTCTTATCCTATCATAAGAGTAAAAAGCTCTTAGCTGATGGACTAAAATTTATGGATACTCTAAAAGCAAATCCTCACAACTCAGCTTATGATGGTCCGACTTTATACTGCGATGAGTGCCACGAGCATGAAATTCCACAATGAATGTGGAGGGTAACACCTTGAAAATTTCAAAAAACTATTAGTGCTTATATTCTTTATAAGTAAAATTTTGGATTTTAGTTATTTTGCAGTTCATTATACACTTGATGATACAAGTGGGATGAATTCTGTATAGTTTGTCATGAGATGGATTCTGTGGTCATTGTATATAACGATGACGTCCACAGTGATAATGGCAAAATAGGTTATCAAAGCAAGATGTGTAGACTACCACATACCACATAACAATACCTCAAAATACGCTCTAACAGAGGCAAAGATGATATTTTAGAGGGCTGAGTATATTTCTTGATGCGATTGATTGGCATAAGAATATAAAAAATCGCGAGTATTTCGTATTTGATAATAGTGGCACTAGCTCCACACAAATGTAATAGATTAACAACACTTCAGCACAAATTCAAAAGATACATACTCACCACAAACAACTACTTGATAGTAATAAAGAACTAATGTGTGTAAGCTGCCACTATGATGCAGGATATAAGGCTAGCTTTAGAAATTACCTTGAATACCGAAAGCTAACATATAAAATTTATGAGAAGAATATGCTAGAGAAAAAGATTGATGCTAAGAAAAAATCTTCAAAGATGAATATAAACCTACAAAAGAAAAAAAGGAATTTTTTAAGACAAAAAGTCATAAAGACGCTCAAAACCAGCTGGTGGTATGGCTGGATAAGTCTAAATTTTCTATTCATCAAGCAAGCGATTTAAGTTTGCCTGTTTCTACTTCTTACATAAAGCTTTTAATACAAATTTATATTATAAAGATAGAGATAAATCTAAATTGGAAAAATTTATAAAAATATTAAAGATAAAATAATAAATTTTAGTTTTTAAAATTTAAGAAATTTGCACAAGCTCTTTGTTATCAAGCTTGTATGAATTGTCGCATTTAGCGGCTAGATCGTTGTCGTGAGTAACTAGAACAAGGGCAGCGTTATTTTCATTTATATAGTCAAATAAAACTTGCATCACTTCATTTGCCGTCTGCTTATCAAGGTTGCCCGTTGGCTCGTCTGCAAAGATGATCTTTGGCTTTTTAGTAAGCACTCTAGCGATACTCACACGCTGCTGCTGGCCGCCGCTTAGCTCGCCAACTTTTTGATTTATCACACTTGAAATTTTAAGCGCTTTAAGATCATTTTTTTCTATATTTTCGCCAGATAAGATGCTTGCAAGCTCGATATTTTCATAAGCACTAAATCCTTTAAAAAGATAGTGTGACTGGAAAATAATGCCAAAATGAAGCCTTCTAATGGCCAAAAGCTCGTTTTGAGAAAGCTCATAGATCGATCTATCTTGATAGACAACCTTACCAAAATTTGGCTTTAAAAGTGTCGAAAGTATGTGTAAAAGTGTTGATTTGCCACAACCACTAACGCCGGTTATCGCGATGCTTTGTTTTTGATTGAGAGTTAAATTTATATTATTAAAGAGCGTATAATCATACGCAAAGCCTAGATTAGACGCTCTTAAAATTTCCATTAGCCTATTTGAGCAGCAACTTCTGCAGCAAAGTCATCTACTTTTTTCTCTAAGCCTTCGCCAAGTTCAAAACGAACGTATTTTACGATCTCGATCTTGCCACCAAGCTCTTTGCTTTTTTCTTCAATAACTTGTTCAATAGTCTTTTTATCGTCCATTACATAAAACTGGCCTAAAAGTGTGAGGCGTTGGTCAAGCACTGTGTTATCAGCATAAAATCTCTCGATCTTACCAGGGATGATCTTGTCCCAAATTTTCTCAGGTTTGCCCTCAGCTTTTAGCTCTTCTTCGATCGCTTTTGTAGCTTTTGCAAGCTCTGCCTCGCCTATCTGGCAGCGGCTAGCATACTCAGGGATGTGATGAAGTGGCTTGCCTAAGCGTTTTAGCTCTTCATTTTCTTTTTCAAGCTCAGCACGAAGTGCGATAAATTCTTTCTCAACAAAATCTTTATCAAGGTCTTTATAGCTTATAACGCTTGGCTTCATAGCAGCTGCATGCATACATAAATTTCTTATAAAATCAGCTGCTTTATTTGCAACTTCTGCGCTTTCGCAAGCTGCACCGATAAGTACACCAACACGACCATTTGAGTGAACATAGCCATTTACCACGCCTTTATCATCAGCAATAATAGTCTCAAAGCGGCGCACTACAAGATTTTCACCGATAGTTGCGATCTGAGTTTTGAAATAATCTTCAAATTTAACACCATTTAAAGTGCTCGCATTTAGCTCTTCAACTGTTTTTATGCCGCTTGATTGGATGTGAGCTGTTGCGTCTTTTGCAAGTGCTTGAAACTGTGGGTTTCTAGCAACGAAGTCAGTTTCAGAGTTGATCTCACTGATAGTTGCTTTTTTGCATTTTGAGCAAACTTCAACACTTACCAAGCCTTCGCTTGCAAGGCGGTCAGCCTTTTTAGCAGCTTGGCCTAGGCCTTTTTCGCGAAGGATGTCAACAGCTTTTTCCATGTCACCATTTGCTTCGCCAAGTGCCTTTTTGCAGTCCATCATGCCAGCTCCGGTTGATTCGCGGAGCTCTTTTACCATTTGTGCAGTTATTTCCATTACTCTTCGTCCTCGCCAAAGTCTTCTTCACTCATAGCCTCAGCTACAACTGCATCTTTCTCATCTTGGCTTACTTCTTCGCCAGCAGCTTGCTCGCCACCATCTTGCTCAAGAAGTGATTTGCCTTCGTTGATCGCTTCAGCCATCTCTTGGCAGAAAAGCTGAACAGAGCGGATAGCATCGTCATTTCCTGGGATCGGATAGTCGACAACATCAGGATCGCAGTTTGTATCAATAGGTGCTACAACTGGAATTTTTAGGCGGTTTGCCTCTTGAACAGCGATTTTTTCTTTAACTGTATCAACAACAAATATCATATCAGGTAGGCTTTTCATATTGCGGATACCACCAAGAGTTGCGATAAGCTTCTCTTTTTTGCGGCGAAGCATTAAAGCCTCTTTTTTAGTTAACAAATTTATCGAACCATCTTCTTCCATAGTTTCGATAACTTCTAGTTTGCGGATAGACTGGCGGATAGTACCAAAGTTTGTCATCATACCACCTAACCAGCGGTGATTCACATAAGGCATTCCACATTTTTCAGCGTACTCTTTGATAGCATCGATAGCTTGTTTTTTAGTACCAACAAATAGCACTGACTTACCTTCAGCAGCTGCGTCACGAACAATGTTGTAAGTGTAGCGGAAATAGCGGATAGTCTTTTGTAGATCTATAATATAGATACCTTTTCTCTCGCCAAAGATAAATTTTTTCATCTTTGGATTCCAGCGGCGTGTTTGGTGACCAAAATGTACGCCACACTCTAATAAATCTCTCATAGTTACCATGAGTTTCTCCTTGTTTTAGGCATTTTGCCTTGAATTTAGTTTTATCCTCCACGACCATTAATGCTTTCGCACAACCAAATTTAGGATTGTCGTGTGTGAAATAAAGGGGGATTATACTTAAACTAATATGAATTTAAACTAAAGTTTATTTACTTAATTGCGAGTCTTCTTCGATTTTTATTAACTTAGCAAAAATTTCTGCCATTGTTTGTCTTTGTTCGGATGAAATTTTAAGCTTCTTAACATTTAAAAGAATGCTTACAAACTCCTCATTTTGTAGCGTTTCTACGCCAAATTTTCTTGCGTTTGTAGTGATTTTTAGCACAAGAGGATTTTTTGATTTAAAGTTTTCGTAAGGCATTCTTTCTCTACTTTCAAAATTACAAAGCGATTATAAAAAATTTATAATAAATTCGAACTCAAATTTATATCAAACTTTTATTCTTTTATCTCAAAACTAAGTGTCGTTTTTAACGTCTCTTTGTCACACTTCGTAGCATCTGGATAAGGTCTTTCATAAATCACCTCAAATACCCAAAAACCTGGCCTTAGAGCTAACACTTCAGTGATGCCTTGCTCATCAGCCACACCATGAAACGCGTGCTTATGGTCTAAAAACCCAGTAAAAGTACCAGTTAGTTTAGCTCGCTTTAGCGGCTTTCCATCAGCAAAAACCTGTAATTTAAAAGGCTTATCTACTCTAAATTCCGCTGGGTTTTGTAGCGGTACGATCTCGATTTTAACTCCAATAGGTTTAGTTACGAAGTCGTTTATTTCACCTAAATTTAAGACTCTCTTAGACGTTATCGTCATCAGCCGGCAAATCTGTATATCGCTTAGATCCTTTAGATCAAGCTTAGTTTTGTCTATTAGCCACTTGCCATCACTACGTTTTTTAAGCGAATACATAGGATTTTGCTGTGCTAGTAAAATATATGTGCCTTTGTCTAATCTTTCGCCCTCGTAGCGGTAGTTCTCGCCACTTTGTGTAAGCTTCTTTTTGCTACCATCTTTACTTATTACAGTAATTGGCGCAAAAAGATGGACGCGTTCGGCCATAATAGGCTCTAGCTTTGGAAAATCATCGCTATAACCCATGTTTGCGATAAATTTTCCTAGCTTTTCATCATTAGCTCCATCTACCCAAAACATATGTGCTTGCACCATACAAAAGGCTCCCGTTAACATAATGGCGGTCAAAATTCTACCTATTTTCATGATCTCCCTTATTGTTATTTTTGAGATTTGATGTCAAATTGTGGCTAAAAATTATTATATTTAGCCATTTTTTAGATCAAATTAAATATCAAAAACGTTCAATACAATTTAGCAGGCAAATTTTAACAGGCAAGTAATGAGGCTAAAAATTTACTTTTATTTTTTAGTATTTACCGATGTGGCTCTATTCATCACAAATCCGCAAAAACGCCCGGTCCTACTCTGTTTGCGGTATGAGAATAATTCATCTCTCTCAAAAGTACAACGAGGATCTAGCGATATTTGCTCTACTCCAAGCTTAGCAAATTCGTCTAATAAAGCTGCGTTTATATCAAATTTTCCATCATTTTTATATCGGTTAAATTCACCTAGATCTAGCTTGCCTACTTCGTAGTTTTGCACTTTGATATTTGCGCCTATAAACACGCATAAATTATTCGCACGGCAACCAAACTCACTCGTCATCAGCCCCACTGCATTTGTGCAAATTTTACTAGTAACACCTGCGCGTCCCGCATGCACAGCTGCGACTACGCCAAGATATTCATCTATTATCAAAACAGGCGCGCAGTCAGCGACTAAGACGCAAAGCGCCACACCTTTTAATGATGTTATTACACCATCACACGGAAGTAGATCATCGTTAAAATCTTGCAAAATTTCCACTCGATTTGAGTGGATTTGGCTCATAAATTTTAAATTAACAGGCATAATGCCAAGTGCTGTTGCTAAAATTTTACGATTTTGTGCGACCATTAGCGGATCATCGCCAACATGATCTGCTAAATTTAAGCTCTCAAAAATGCCCTCACTCACACCGCCAAATCTATTTGTAAAGCCAGCTAATACGCCATTTTTATCAAAGACGATCTCTAAATTTTTACGCATTTTATCCACCTAGTAAAGGCTAGAAATTCGCTCGACATCGTCCCAACTAAGGCCACTATCTTGCTTACAAAAAAGCTGCCTAGCTACGTAGCGAGCCAAAAGATCGCTTTCGATATTTACGCGTCTACCAACCTTGAAAGTGCCAAAAAGACTATCTCTAAATGTAATCGGTATGATTGTAAGCCTTATACCCTTTGGCAAAATTTCATTTATGGTTAGACTCACGCCCTCTACGCCCACTGAGCCTTTATTTGACATCAAACTCATAGCCTCGCGCGGCAAGTCGATGTAAAAATCAACCCCATTCTCATTCTTTTTGATATTTGAAATTTTACCGATAAAATCGATATGTCCTTGCATCAAATGCCCATCTACTCGGTCTCCTAGCTTCATCGCTGGCTCGATATGCACTCTTTCTTTTAAATTTTCAACCGCGATATTTGCCCTACTCTCTGCGCTTAGCTCCAAGCTAAAGCCATCTTCATGCAGCTTTATTACGCTCAGGCAAGTACCATTTACAGCAATGCTATCGCCTAAATTTGGACGAAAATTTGCCTTTAGCCTTAAAATATTTTGTGAATAACTAACAACCTGTGCGAACTCACGAATCAAGCCATTAAACATATTTTGCCTTTAAAATTTTTAAGGATTTTACTAAATTTTGCCTAAATTTGGGCATTACCATCTTTGATTATTTTATATATTTAAGTAGATAGTGGTAGAAATGGCGATGAATTTTTGGTAATCACACCAAGAATGCTAATAAAAATTTATTGGGTAACTCTAGTATAAATTCTCTACAAATTTTAGTTTTTTATTTTTTATAAATTTAGCAGTCTTAGCTTGTCTGCAAAATTAGCCACGTCTTGCTAAAATCGCGCGCCAAAAGATCATCCCTCTTTATCCACAGATAAATTCTACCCTCTCCGTCCCAGTCCATGTCGCCATCATCATCACTATCTATCTGTAAGAGCAATTGCCACTGGGCAACATTTTTCTCAAATTTCGCTATTCTTGGGTGGTGATAAGCGCTACCATCACCACAGCTAAGTCCATTTGCAACCAGCTCACACTCTAGCTCCATACCATCTTGGACATTATCGGAGTGCCCAAGGAGCTTATTTTCTTTAGCCTGCCAGCTTGGCTCAATAACCTCATGATAGGCCTCCCACTCAGCCTCACTAATTTTACTAAATGGCACAATCGAGCTTT comes from Campylobacter concisus and encodes:
- the hisG gene encoding ATP phosphoribosyltransferase; the encoded protein is MITVALPKGRIAEATLEIFRKIFGSSFLFEDRKLILEEGNFRFLMVRNQDIPTYVTEGAADIGVVGLDVLEEHKPNVVRLLDLKIGQCKVCIGIKNDSELDLNQPELKIATKMPNITRNYFTKQAVAVKIIKLYGSIELAPLVGLSDAIVDVVETGSTMKQNGLKIAGDIMQSSAYLIANKNSFIIKKDEILELYKKIKEEI
- a CDS encoding type III pantothenate kinase, with product MILCNIGNTNATFLEDGKISRMKISEFKSYKPEKKVYFISVNDEILNILKDNKMFVDLEPFFTIDTIYQGLGVDRIAACYSINNGVIVDAGSAITVDIMANSIHLGGYILPGISSMLNAYKSISPRLDITINSQIDIDALPQKTADAVSYGIIKPIITLLDKLAGDKKVYFTGGDGDFLSKFFKNAICDKMLVFRAMQKLITEKKDMII
- a CDS encoding L-seryl-tRNA selenium transferase codes for the protein MKKITLFLAFALALVLSGCGTKRQYFEPAQTSGKISLSKDMPSYIKSANANGATLDNGNIITKNGLNTNIKLPENFNFLNENNGFIISASINGDLNVTDPNGRSIYSNKFPTAIVAASLDKNLLAAISATNHIYLIDINTATTIMEYSSSNIAAVDSRVVAPFFMSSLIVYPALDGKIYIVQKETGRILRDVVVSSENFFNNIIFLGVEGDNLIAATAKKLIVINPSQTVYYDGEIKDVLVNNDEIYIFKKDGTIVRTNLMLKEQNKVNFKFAIFSAATIINNKLYVIEKTGYVIKTNLDLSGTEIYEFSDEIKDKSFMGNGAFYYDNELVNLGQ
- the tsf gene encoding translation elongation factor Ts produces the protein MEITAQMVKELRESTGAGMMDCKKALGEANGDMEKAVDILREKGLGQAAKKADRLASEGLVSVEVCSKCKKATISEINSETDFVARNPQFQALAKDATAHIQSSGIKTVEELNASTLNGVKFEDYFKTQIATIGENLVVRRFETIIADDKGVVNGYVHSNGRVGVLIGAACESAEVANKAADFIRNLCMHAAAMKPSVISYKDLDKDFVEKEFIALRAELEKENEELKRLGKPLHHIPEYASRCQIGEAELAKATKAIEEELKAEGKPEKIWDKIIPGKIERFYADNTVLDQRLTLLGQFYVMDDKKTIEQVIEEKSKELGGKIEIVKYVRFELGEGLEKKVDDFAAEVAAQIG
- a CDS encoding polyphenol oxidase family protein; this translates as MRKNLEIVFDKNGVLAGFTNRFGGVSEGIFESLNLADHVGDDPLMVAQNRKILATALGIMPVNLKFMSQIHSNRVEILQDFNDDLLPCDGVITSLKGVALCVLVADCAPVLIIDEYLGVVAAVHAGRAGVTSKICTNAVGLMTSEFGCRANNLCVFIGANIKVQNYEVGKLDLGEFNRYKNDGKFDINAALLDEFAKLGVEQISLDPRCTFERDELFSYRKQSRTGRFCGFVMNRATSVNTKK
- a CDS encoding DUF4198 domain-containing protein, whose translation is MKIGRILTAIMLTGAFCMVQAHMFWVDGANDEKLGKFIANMGYSDDFPKLEPIMAERVHLFAPITVISKDGSKKKLTQSGENYRYEGERLDKGTYILLAQQNPMYSLKKRSDGKWLIDKTKLDLKDLSDIQICRLMTITSKRVLNLGEINDFVTKPIGVKIEIVPLQNPAEFRVDKPFKLQVFADGKPLKRAKLTGTFTGFLDHKHAFHGVADEQGITEVLALRPGFWVFEVIYERPYPDATKCDKETLKTTLSFEIKE
- a CDS encoding acetyltransferase, coding for MPYENFKSKNPLVLKITTNARKFGVETLQNEEFVSILLNVKKLKISSEQRQTMAEIFAKLIKIEEDSQLSK
- the rpsB gene encoding 30S ribosomal protein S2; the protein is MVTMRDLLECGVHFGHQTRRWNPKMKKFIFGERKGIYIIDLQKTIRYFRYTYNIVRDAAAEGKSVLFVGTKKQAIDAIKEYAEKCGMPYVNHRWLGGMMTNFGTIRQSIRKLEVIETMEEDGSINLLTKKEALMLRRKKEKLIATLGGIRNMKSLPDMIFVVDTVKEKIAVQEANRLKIPVVAPIDTNCDPDVVDYPIPGNDDAIRSVQLFCQEMAEAINEGKSLLEQDGGEQAAGEEVSQDEKDAVVAEAMSEEDFGEDEE
- a CDS encoding ABC transporter ATP-binding protein → MEILRASNLGFAYDYTLFNNINLTLNQKQSIAITGVSGCGKSTLLHILSTLLKPNFGKVVYQDRSIYELSQNELLAIRRLHFGIIFQSHYLFKGFSAYENIELASILSGENIEKNDLKALKISSVINQKVGELSGGQQQRVSIARVLTKKPKIIFADEPTGNLDKQTANEVMQVLFDYINENNAALVLVTHDNDLAAKCDNSYKLDNKELVQIS
- a CDS encoding riboflavin synthase gives rise to the protein MFNGLIREFAQVVSYSQNILRLKANFRPNLGDSIAVNGTCLSVIKLHEDGFSLELSAESRANIAVENLKERVHIEPAMKLGDRVDGHLMQGHIDFIGKISNIKKNENGVDFYIDLPREAMSLMSNKGSVGVEGVSLTINEILPKGIRLTIIPITFRDSLFGTFKVGRRVNIESDLLARYVARQLFCKQDSGLSWDDVERISSLY